Below is a genomic region from Candidatus Thorarchaeota archaeon.
GATTCCCTCAAACAACCTAATCTTTCTTCCAAATTGCTCTCTTTCATCGGAATATTCCACGGCTACTTCATAGGGTGTACGACCGTAGCCAATAGCTTCACCCGCAATAGCAGTTCGTTCACTATCCAGCTCATCCATAAGAATAGTGAAGCCTTGTCCAGGTTCTCCAAGCATCAGGCTTGAATCCACTCGAACATTATCCAGCTTCAGATGAGAAACTCGTGCAGATTTCATGCCCATAAGATCATGGTCGCAAACTACCTCGAAGCCATCAGTAGAGGTATCTACTATGAATGCGGACATCCCTTTCTTGGGATGAACTGAGGGATCAGTTATTGCAAAACAGCACATATAATCAGCTTGACTACCATTTGTGATGTAGTGCTTTTCACCATTGATTACCCACTCATCGCCATCTTTCTCAGCCATCGTTTCCATACCAGCAGCGTCAGATCCTACATTTGGTTCTGTAATTCCTATGCAGCCAATTTTTTTGCCAGCTACAACGGGAACAAGGTATTTTTCCTTTTGTTCATCGGTGCCAAATCGAGCAATCGGCATACCGTACAGTGTTGTAGAGGCCATGCGTGCCATATCTACGCCGGGATTTGCGGCTGAAATCTCCTCTGCAACGATGATTTCATACGAAAGCCCCTTGTTGGTGCCGCCAACGTCTTCTGCGTGATGAACTCCCATATATCCTTCTTTGCCAAGCTTGCGAATGAGTTCTTTTGGATATGGGCCCTCATCAATCTCTCTCGCTCTTGGATAGATTTCCTTCTCACAGAAACTTCGTACTTCTTCTCGAAAACTTCTCTCTTCCTCAGTCCATAGGACATTGCTAAGGTGAACTCCCATTTGCATAACCTTGACTCTAACGTTCTAGGAGGTCCCTTAAATTAGTAACTGGGAAAAACACTTCCACGATGGAATCAGGTAATTAGGAGAATCAAGTCGGGCGAAAGGTCAATAGGCCATCCTTGTTCGTCTCAATCATCACATTAGAGCCAATATGGATTTGATCAGAGGAATTGTCTTGTCCTGAGCATAACACGAGCGGGCCTTCACGCAATCTCACTAGAGCCAGAAGGAGTGCATCATCGAAACCCTCAGGTGGCATCCTTGATTTGGTAAACGATTCAATAGTCCCTGTATTTGAAAAAGTCACTTGTTTCATCTTGTTCTTTCCAATTCCACACTTGGGACAGATGACACGTGGTGGAACAACTGAGTGATCACATATAGGACATACCGAACCCTTGATTCTCAATCTTCCAATCCCCTTGATGGTAAACACAAATGGAATATCCCATTGATTATTCTGTTTTTCGTTGCTTCAGTGTTCTAACAACGGATTTAAGATTCTTCTTCAAAAAGGCTCTGAATTTGTTGTCATTTGTCAAGTAAACCATACTGTTATCGTTTAGGTTATCAATGTCACCTTCAACATCCACAGCCTCTCCAAGTTCTTCCAAGTCTCGCTTGAATATCCCCTCAATGGCGTGAGACGAGAAACCTTCCTTCTTGAAAACTGGAAAAATTTGCTTCTTTGTAGCAGATCCACCCAATTTCATAAGGGAAAGGATGATCAGCCAGTGGTGCCATGCCATTGTATAGTTGTCTAGGAATCTCATTACTTCGTCAAGTGTTCTGGTCAAATCAATAGTCTCCCGTGATGCTAGGACTTCTCAATGTCTTCACTGGTTTCTTCTTCAGAATCGTCAATTGCAGTACCATTTTCGGGTTCGGCCTCATCCTCAGATTTGGTCGTACCCTCGAGTTCGGTGCTATCTTTCGGTTCTTCTTCTGATACATCTCCAAGAATTGATTCTCGGGCCTTCTGGAAAGTTCTCTCTTCAGCACCCGAAACTTCCTCTGCAACTTCGGAAAGCTTTCTGGGCCTTATCTTGTCCCCTTCGAGTTCAATGAGACCAACATCAACGAATCGCTGTAGGTCACGGCGGAGCCTGACTGTAGGTATTCCTAACGCTTTCGAAAGATGCGTTAAGGGCAACCAGGTATGTTCTTTGTCAGCAATAAGGAAGTAGGCTTTGAAATCTGGTTCTTCTTCCGCAACTTGATATAGCATTTCCCAACGAGCCCTGAGTTCTCTAAGCTGCTTTTCCAAAGATTCGATTTCCGACTTGCGGCTTTTCGCTGTACCCCTTGCTGAGGCAAGCTCATCGCTCAGCTCATCAATTGTCTCCTTCAGGGCCGCATTGTCCTCTCGAAGTCCCTGCAGGTCATCTTCCAGAGTGGAAATTCGTTCCTCTTTTTGAGATACTTTTTCTTCCATTTCTGTTAGCTGACCTTTTACTGAAGACAGCTCTTTGGTTCTCTTTTCATAATCATCGACTAACTCTTCTGCCGCGTCGAGAGAGGCAATAAGCTCCTCTTTCTGTTCGATTTGGGATCTAGCTTCGCTGAGTTGTCCACGAAGAGCGGAGATTTCTTCATCTTTCTCATCTAATATGGCTTCCAACTCGTTATGGTCTTCTTTCATCTGTGATATACGGAATTCAAGCCGGCTGACTGATTGCTCCTTAGACTGGATGAGATCCTCTAATTCGTTAGCTCGAGATCTCCATTCCCTAACCTGACTTCTCAAATCCTCAGCACTTGTTTCCAGTTCCTGAACTCTTGTATACATTTTGAAGAGTTTACCCTGCAACTGACCTGTTGTGCGATTAATTGCACGGATAGCACCACGGCTTGCTTTTGTCACGATATCCCTGACTTCGCTTTTACCTTCGCTAATCGAACGATGGACAGGCTCCATGGTGGCTGAACCAGACAATCCTTCTTCTACCTCTTCTCGGACTATGTTCACGGCACTTGTAGCAAAAACACCCAG
It encodes:
- a CDS encoding acyl-CoA dehydrogenase family protein, which codes for MQMGVHLSNVLWTEEERSFREEVRSFCEKEIYPRAREIDEGPYPKELIRKLGKEGYMGVHHAEDVGGTNKGLSYEIIVAEEISAANPGVDMARMASTTLYGMPIARFGTDEQKEKYLVPVVAGKKIGCIGITEPNVGSDAAGMETMAEKDGDEWVINGEKHYITNGSQADYMCCFAITDPSVHPKKGMSAFIVDTSTDGFEVVCDHDLMGMKSARVSHLKLDNVRVDSSLMLGEPGQGFTILMDELDSERTAIAGEAIGYGRTPYEVAVEYSDEREQFGRKIRLFEGISFKIADMAMKLEAGRALTLTAARMYDQGMKITKEAAIAKLYTTETAIEITNSALQVLGGAGYTTEYPVERFLRDARLMTIGGGTAEILRFLIQREVFRESLDQ
- a CDS encoding OB-fold domain-containing protein is translated as MRIKGSVCPICDHSVVPPRVICPKCGIGKNKMKQVTFSNTGTIESFTKSRMPPEGFDDALLLALVRLREGPLVLCSGQDNSSDQIHIGSNVMIETNKDGLLTFRPT